A portion of the Ascaphus truei isolate aAscTru1 chromosome 14, aAscTru1.hap1, whole genome shotgun sequence genome contains these proteins:
- the LOC142466258 gene encoding transmembrane protein 272-like isoform X2, whose product MIVIGAIHINNCNIQPYIPIYMIVAGACSISLWVLSSLEFCLPKVGRILTSLVALFSFAWFITGSVWVFSVYNTYPGNCDRTLYLFAFSILIIHYILIGLGIVFGLIFSCCIGRIFALGEQVDV is encoded by the exons ATGATTGTTATTG gtGCCATACACATAAATAACTGCAATATTCAGCCGTATATCCCTATATATATGATCGTTGCGGGGGCTTGTAGCATCTCCTTATGGGTCCTGTCATCGCTGGAGTTCTGTCTTCCCAAAGTAGGGAGAATCCTCACCAGTCTTGTTGCCCTTTTCAGCTTCGCCTGGTTTATTACAG GCAGCGTGTGGGTGTTCAGTGTATATAACACATACCCCGGCAACTGCGACCGCACCCTGTATCTCTTTGCTTTCTCCATCCtgattatacattatattttgaTCGGACTAGGAATAGTTTTCGGCCTTATTTTTAGCTGCTGCATTGGGAGAATTTTTGCGTTGGGAGAACA GGTTGATGTATGA
- the LOC142466258 gene encoding transmembrane protein 272-like isoform X1 has protein sequence MAEEDGRRPKKYLIIQGICGLISTAIYIAMIVIGAIHINNCNIQPYIPIYMIVAGACSISLWVLSSLEFCLPKVGRILTSLVALFSFAWFITGSVWVFSVYNTYPGNCDRTLYLFAFSILIIHYILIGLGIVFGLIFSCCIGRIFALGEQVDV, from the exons ATGGCAGAAGAAGATGGCAGAAGACCAAAAAAATATTTAA TTATTCAAGGGATTTGTGGCCTAATATCAACTGCAATATACATCGCTATGATTGTTATTG gtGCCATACACATAAATAACTGCAATATTCAGCCGTATATCCCTATATATATGATCGTTGCGGGGGCTTGTAGCATCTCCTTATGGGTCCTGTCATCGCTGGAGTTCTGTCTTCCCAAAGTAGGGAGAATCCTCACCAGTCTTGTTGCCCTTTTCAGCTTCGCCTGGTTTATTACAG GCAGCGTGTGGGTGTTCAGTGTATATAACACATACCCCGGCAACTGCGACCGCACCCTGTATCTCTTTGCTTTCTCCATCCtgattatacattatattttgaTCGGACTAGGAATAGTTTTCGGCCTTATTTTTAGCTGCTGCATTGGGAGAATTTTTGCGTTGGGAGAACA GGTTGATGTATGA